The DNA sequence gttgtattatgttgttataattattattgttattattttatttattagaaAGTGattgtatcattattattataaattcataataattatcataattactactatttttatttttattatttttatttttattactatAACTATgatctgtattattattattatatttagtgttttttatATCCACAGTTGTTCGTAAAGGTGACGTTAGAAGCCATTGTGTCACATGATAAAAGTGGGCGTGTCTTGGGGCTGTTTCCGGAAACATGGAGGCTGTTCTGAGCGATGTGGTCGCGCCGGAGGATCTTTTAGTGAGTTTCCACTTGATTCAACGTGTTTCTattcaccacacaaacacacaaacacaacacacacctgccgCGAGGTCCTTGTCACACCTGGGTGGTTTGTAAACACTGACATTCAGATTAAATGTGACGTATCGAGTCGGACTTGCGTCACTTAGCATtagatgctaatgctaacgaTCGTGTTTTTGTGATGACAGGGTTTTGATCAGTACAGATCACATGATTGGAATGTAATGTTGCTGTGTCACTTTACTTCCTGATGTGTTTAaacctttatatatataaacagtatatatagtTTAAACCTGACGGAGGAATCAGCTCCGAGCTTCGGGATCGaccctttgttttgtttctgtcgcCACAGAAGTTTGAGAAGAAGTACAACAACGAGCTGACGAAGGGAGCCGTGTCCAAAGACACCAAGTTCGAATATGCCTGGTGTCTGATCCGCAGCAGGTTCTCCGAGGACATCAAGAAGGGGATCGTGTTGCTGGAGGGTGAGTGACAGCTGGGTCTGGGTTCTGCATTCTCACAGCTACGAGATGGagacatagactgtatatatagggATGAAGACTGTGTTAAACCTAtggaagatagatagatagatagatagatagatagatagatagatagatagatagatagatagatagatagatagatagatagatagatagatagatagatagatagatagatagatagatagatagatagatagataactttattcatccccgaagggaaattaagtcgtcatagcagccggtatatttgaatacaataaaatacaatacaatggaataaaataaaaaatattgaggtagaaagaataaaaacagaaacacaagataaataggtagttaaggtgcagtggcaagatgatggtattagtactgatgatatgacggtaatgttattgttagacagtatataaaaatagtacagtatatatagtatataatatatatttatatatgatagtaattataccaatataatagcagtatatagtaataatggcagcaacagtatatataataataaaagtaaatataataataataataacatgtacacatgtataaatatgtgtatatagacttatatatacaaagaatatacagagagtatgatataatatgatatgatatatagtagaggtataaataaaagtatttgactatacaatagataatataatatactatgagtgtacatatatgtagacagagtgtgcaaaagacaatattattgtataaaattatatataatatcaatatggtttatatttacacatatcacatatgatgtgaagtaagtgtatatgtagcggagtgttgtacagccgtacacagtgcaaggagacatgtatatttagtgcagttctctACTGTAAACCTGGAATATGTGGAAACACCAAAGAGGAACTTTTACATCTTTTTTGTAAAGGATGTCGATTTTACAGCTTAAAAAAATGATAACTATTACTACTATCATCATATATTTCTTTTTACTAGAACCTGACTTATGTATTTCAGTGAAATCAGCCAATATGAGCCTTTTAAAGTCATatcagtctgtgtgtttatgttttctgatgttaaaaatgtataaacaaagcaaaatagatatgtatttatgttccaagtcattttcttaatttaaattctatatatttggttggaTTTGTTTTCCCAATTTCACATAAGGTGCTAATTAGAAATCAACAGATGAGCAGAATATCAGCTTGTTGTGTCAGATGCTAGTTTgcatctttttcattttcatggtttgaattttttctattttaattgcAGAGCTCGTTCAGAAATCCTCCAAGGACGACTCCAGGGACTTCCTGTTCTACCTGTCGGTGGCCAACTACAGACTCAAAGTTAGTGTTGTTCCCTTTTGCGAGTTTCTCTAACTCAAAGCTTTTATTATCATTTCTACCTGGAccttcacacattttttttgttattttattttctcatgtaACTCTTCCTCTTGCAGGAATATGAAAAAGCCCTGAAGTACATCCGGACCCTCAAGAGGAACGAGC is a window from the Limanda limanda chromosome 22, fLimLim1.1, whole genome shotgun sequence genome containing:
- the fis1 gene encoding mitochondrial fission 1 protein, which translates into the protein MEAVLSDVVAPEDLLKFEKKYNNELTKGAVSKDTKFEYAWCLIRSRFSEDIKKGIVLLEELVQKSSKDDSRDFLFYLSVANYRLKEYEKALKYIRTLKRNEPGNKQALELEKLIVKALKKDGLVGMAIVGGIGLGVAGLAGLIGLAVSKGASR